The region CTTATGCAGGCAACTGTTATGCGCAGCGTTGAAAATGCGTTGCGAGAACTACTCAATTTTGATATATTTTCAATCAGAACAAATATCCTGCAAAATGCTGTAAAGCAGAGTTTTAACAGAAACTCAAGCAACAAACAGATTACTTTTGGTAACTTTTTTGACAATTCGGCTGTTTATGTAGGAAAGTACTTCGGTAGCGCACTTTATGTGGATGCCTTGATGCACTGGAATTACGACGAAACAAAGGTTGGCGACAACGATTCTGTGAATGGGCTTGTTTTTCAGCCCGAATTCGGAATAGAAATGGCTTCTCCTTATGTTAATATCCGTCTTGGTGTTTCTCCAGATTTGGAAGCCATAAAAAAAAGTTTCTGGATGCCATCTACGTCTATCACGCTTTCTTGGAAGCACTCATTTTAAAATACAGAACTACACAAAAAGTTCATAAACTGGAGAATGTATGTCTTTTAGGCGCTTTTGTTTTGCTTTAATAGTTTTTGCCGGATTTTTTATCGCTCTTCCTTCGCAAACCTTCGCTCAAGAAACTGGAATAGAAAACACAGGTTGGTATTACGGAAAACTGATAAAATCCATTACCTTTAAAAATTTAAAGAGTGTTGATTCTAAAGAAGTTGAAGGTGTAACGGGAAGTTTTATAGGAAGAAGATTTTCTGATGAAGTTTTTGGCGATTTGCTTGATAGAATCTATGCGCTTGACCTTTTTGAAGAGATAAATCCAGAAGCCCTGCCAGGAGACCAAAAACGTAACACAGTTTCAATCGTTTTTACGGTTACAGAACGACCTACTATCACAAAAATAAGTTTTTCTGGAAATCGACAAATAAGAACGACAGAACTTAAAGAAGCGGTTTCGTTAAAAGAAAAAGATATTTTTGTTGAAAGCAAGATGTTGATTGACGAGCGTTCTGTTCGCGATGTTTATCTTGGAAAAGGTTTTACAAATGCCAAGGTTGTTGCTTCAAAAAACGAAACTTCAAAAGGCGTAGAAATAAATTTTAAAATTGAAGAAGGTCGCTCGACTGTAATTTCAAAAATTGACTTTAGAGGAAATAAGATAGTTTCTTCAAGGACTTTAAAAGGAAAATTAAAATTAAAAGAAGTTGGGCTCATAAGCAAGGGTGCTTTTCAGGAGTCGGAACTCGAGGCAGACCGCCAGGCGATAATTTCTTACTATCAGGATTTGGGATATATCGATGCGGATGTTATTGATGTTACAAAAGAAATTTCAATAAACGAAAAGAAAAACCGCGATGAACTTACAATAACTTTTGTAGTTGTAGAAGGAAGCCAATATACTTTTGGCGGGATGACATTTAAAGGAAATGTCATTTTCTCAAATGAGACCCTTGCTTCAAAAGTTAAATTAAAGACTGGAGCTGTGTTTAATCAAACTAAATATCAAGAAAGCGTTATGGCGATTGCAGACCTTTACTATGAAAACGGTTATACATCAAACAGATTTCAGCCGATTCCAAATAAAGACAGCGACAACAAGGTAATCTCTTATCAATTCAATATAACAGAAAGCGTTAGAAGCCATGTCGAAAGCATATCTGTAAAAGGAAATTCTCGCACAAAAGAGAACATAATCCTTCGAGAAATTCCTATAGAAGCTGGAGATATTTTTTCCAAGGCAAAAGTTACAACTGGATTACGAAATCTTTACAACCTGCAATATTTTAGTGCGGTAGTTCCAGATGTAGTTCCCGGCTCAGAAGAAAATCTTGTTAATCTGGTATTTTCTGTCGATGAGCAGTCTACAACTTCGATCGAATTTGGTGTTACTTTTTCTGGTGTTTCAAATCCAGATGATTTGCCGTTTGCTCTTTTTGTAAAATGGCAGGATTCGAACTTTAGGGGGCTGGGAAAAACTATAAGTGCAAGTTCAACAATTGCAACCGACGAGCAATCTATTTCTTTGAGTTTTGGGCAAAATTGGCTTTGGGGCTTGCCTGTTTCAACTTCTGTAAGCACAAGTTTTTCTCATTCTAATAAAAGTGCGCTTCGCTTAAAGCTTAATTCGGACGGTACTTATTCTACAGACGAATACTATATGGATTATGAACAGTGGGTTTGGAGTCTTGGGCTTTCTATGGGAAGAAGATGGACACCTGTCTGGGCTATAATCTCTCTTTCTGCAGGTATAAATGGTAGCCTTTTAAACAATGTTTACGATGAAGCGAAGTTTACTCCTGTTGATTCAACTGTAAGCGATTATGCAAATTCTTGGGGATTTCAAAATTCGCTCTGGTCAGCATTTTCGGTTGATGACCGCGACATAAACTATGATCCTTCAAAAGGTTGGTTTGCAAGCCAAAGGCTTACCTGGTACGGACTTACACCAATTGAAACCGAATTCTTTTTAAGAACAGACACAAAACTTGAAAAATATTTTACGCTCATAAATGTGCCAGTTACAGAAACTTGGAATTGGAAGTTAGTCTTTGCAACATATTCTTCGCTCAGTTTGGAATTTCCTATTCCAGGAACAGGAGTTGGAAATTCCAGCAAGCTTTACATAGACGGAATGTTTAACGGTCGTGGCTGGACAAATATATACAATTCGCACAGAGGAAGAGCGTTGTGGAGCAATATCGCTGAACTTAGAATGCCTATAGTTCCAGGTGTAATTGCATTTGACTGGTTTGGAGATGCCGCGGTTGTAAAAGAATCTCCGAGTGCACTTTTTAATGGACTTTCTGTTACCGATTTTTACTTTAGTACAGGACCTGGCATTCGTTTTTCAATTCCGCAATTTCCTTTGCGCCTTTTGTTTGCAAATACTTTCCGCATGGACGAGGATTATCAAGTTCAATGGAAAGACAACTGGAAATTCGTGCTTTCATTTAATATAACAAATAAGTAATTTTAGATTGAGGTTTTCTTATGAAAAAGATAAGCGTTTTTTTTGCAGCGATTTTTATTTTTGCTTCTTCAGTATTTGCGCAGCAGATAACTAGATTTGGCGTTGTCGATACGGCAAGAGTTTATCAGGCGTATTTTCGTAATTCCTCTCCTGTTAGAAATTACGAGGCGAAAAAAGCAGAATTTCAAAACGAAATAAACAGACGCACAGAAGAAATTAGAAATTTAAAAAGTCAAAAGGTTGACTATCAAAAAAACAACAATACTTCTGCTGCGGAAAGGCTTGAAACGGAAATAACTCGAAAGACAGATTTGTTGACCGAATATACGAGTACAAAAAACGTAGAATTGGAATCTCTAAAAAAGAATTTGCAGAATTCGGATTCTTTTTATAAAAAACTTTACGGAATTTTAGAGAAAGTTGCGGAAAATGAAGGCTTTTCTATGATTTTGAGTTTGCAGCAAGCGAACGCAATTCTTTGGTACAGCCCCTCTGTCGATATAACAGAAAAAGTGATAAACGAACTGGGAATGTAAATTTGAATGGCTAAGGACAAAGTCGTAGCAGGAAAAATTCAGCAACGTACGGAATCTTCACAATTAACGCCTTTAATGGTGCAGTATCAGGCTGTAAAAGATGAATACAAAAACGAGGTTTTATTTTTTAGGCTTGGCGATTTTTATGAGATGTTTAATGACGATGCAGTGGAAGTTAGCCGTCTTTTAAATCTTACCTTAACGCACAGGGGCGGGCAGCCTATGTGTGGCATTCCCTATCATGCTGCAAAGGTTTACATTGCACGCCTCTTGCGCCTTGGTAAAAAAATTGCAATTTGCGAGCAAATTGGCGATGTAAAAGGAAAAACTCTCGCCGAGCGAAAAGTTATAGAAGTAATCACTCCTGGAACTGCCGTAGAAAGCGAATATCTTGATGGTGGTGCAAATAATTATCTTGCAAGTTGTTTTGAAAAAAATGGCGAAGTAGGTTTTGCATATATCGATGTTACAACCGCAGATTTTTTTGCGACAAGCTGGAAATCTTCTTCTATGGCTGATAATTTTGCAAAAGAACTTGGAAGGGCAAATCCGCGGGAAATTTTGCTCCCAGAATCTTTTAGAACGAATCGGCTTATTTGTGAGGTGCTCGAGCAAAATCAAGGAATTTCGGTATCTTATTATCCTGACTGGAATTTTGATTTTTCTCTGTCTTTTAAAAGACTTACGAAGCAGTTTAAAACTCAAAATTTGCGCTCATTCGGTCTTACTCAAGAAAGCCCAGAAGTTGCTCCCGCAGGTTTTCTTTTGGATTATTTAACGAGAACCGCTTCGACAACTGCTCCTCATGTAAGCGAAATAAAAATCTACAAAGATTGTGAC is a window of Treponema pectinovorum DNA encoding:
- a CDS encoding OmpH family outer membrane protein, yielding MKKISVFFAAIFIFASSVFAQQITRFGVVDTARVYQAYFRNSSPVRNYEAKKAEFQNEINRRTEEIRNLKSQKVDYQKNNNTSAAERLETEITRKTDLLTEYTSTKNVELESLKKNLQNSDSFYKKLYGILEKVAENEGFSMILSLQQANAILWYSPSVDITEKVINELGM
- the bamA gene encoding outer membrane protein assembly factor BamA, with the translated sequence MSFRRFCFALIVFAGFFIALPSQTFAQETGIENTGWYYGKLIKSITFKNLKSVDSKEVEGVTGSFIGRRFSDEVFGDLLDRIYALDLFEEINPEALPGDQKRNTVSIVFTVTERPTITKISFSGNRQIRTTELKEAVSLKEKDIFVESKMLIDERSVRDVYLGKGFTNAKVVASKNETSKGVEINFKIEEGRSTVISKIDFRGNKIVSSRTLKGKLKLKEVGLISKGAFQESELEADRQAIISYYQDLGYIDADVIDVTKEISINEKKNRDELTITFVVVEGSQYTFGGMTFKGNVIFSNETLASKVKLKTGAVFNQTKYQESVMAIADLYYENGYTSNRFQPIPNKDSDNKVISYQFNITESVRSHVESISVKGNSRTKENIILREIPIEAGDIFSKAKVTTGLRNLYNLQYFSAVVPDVVPGSEENLVNLVFSVDEQSTTSIEFGVTFSGVSNPDDLPFALFVKWQDSNFRGLGKTISASSTIATDEQSISLSFGQNWLWGLPVSTSVSTSFSHSNKSALRLKLNSDGTYSTDEYYMDYEQWVWSLGLSMGRRWTPVWAIISLSAGINGSLLNNVYDEAKFTPVDSTVSDYANSWGFQNSLWSAFSVDDRDINYDPSKGWFASQRLTWYGLTPIETEFFLRTDTKLEKYFTLINVPVTETWNWKLVFATYSSLSLEFPIPGTGVGNSSKLYIDGMFNGRGWTNIYNSHRGRALWSNIAELRMPIVPGVIAFDWFGDAAVVKESPSALFNGLSVTDFYFSTGPGIRFSIPQFPLRLLFANTFRMDEDYQVQWKDNWKFVLSFNITNK